One Epinephelus fuscoguttatus linkage group LG10, E.fuscoguttatus.final_Chr_v1 genomic window carries:
- the plekhb2 gene encoding pleckstrin homology domain-containing family B member 2 isoform X2 translates to MAMVKSGWLHRQSTILRRWKRNWFDLWADGRLVFYNDQQRRDMEDDIHMRVDCINIRNSAACQDLNPPEGKMRDALLQIVCRDGRVISLCADSADDALAWTMALQDARINAMVTAPQIGFAQDVMASAPPPYSEYAPPPQVYAPGPYGEYVAPPPHATQIVYSADGQPYAVAYPYQYQGAYPAPGVNHVVIRERQREDGGDVALGMLAGAATGLALGSLFSVF, encoded by the exons ATGGCTATGGTGAAGAGTGGCTGGCTTCATCGACAGA GTACCATACTGCGTCGGTGGAAGAGGAATTGGTTTGACTTGTGGGCTGACGGACGACTCGTGTTCTACAATGATCAACAGCGGCGTGACATGGAGGATGACATCCACATGAGGGTCGACTGCATTAACATCCGCAACTCTGCTGCTTGTCAAG ATCTGAACCCACCGGAGGGGAAGATGCGCGATGCCTTGCTCCAGATAGTGTGCAGAGACGGACGGGTCATCAGCCTGTGTGCGGACAGTGCAGACGATGCCCT GGCGTGGACCATGGCACTTCAGGATGCCAGAATTAATGCG atggtcACTGCACCTCAGATCGGCTTTGCACAGGACGTGATGGCATCTGCTCCCCCACCCTACTCAGAATATGCTCCTCCACCTCAG GTTTACGCCCCAGGCCCGTACGGAGAATATGTTGCACCTCCACCACATGCCACACAGATTGTATACTCTGCTGACGGGCAGCCCTACGCTGTAGCATATCCTTACCAGTACCAAG GTGCGTACCCCGCTCCTGGAGTGAACCACGTTGTGATCCGAGAACGCCAGCGTGAAGACGGAGGAGACGTGGCTTTGGGCATGCTCGCCGGAGCAGCGACTGGTTTGGCCCTCGGCTCTCTCTTCTCAGTCTTCTAG
- the plekhb2 gene encoding pleckstrin homology domain-containing family B member 2 isoform X1: protein MAMVKSGWLHRQSTILRRWKRNWFDLWADGRLVFYNDQQRRDMEDDIHMRVDCINIRNSAACQDLNPPEGKMRDALLQIVCRDGRVISLCADSADDALAWTMALQDARINAMVTAPQIGFAQDVMASAPPPYSEYAPPPQQVYAPGPYGEYVAPPPHATQIVYSADGQPYAVAYPYQYQGAYPAPGVNHVVIRERQREDGGDVALGMLAGAATGLALGSLFSVF, encoded by the exons ATGGCTATGGTGAAGAGTGGCTGGCTTCATCGACAGA GTACCATACTGCGTCGGTGGAAGAGGAATTGGTTTGACTTGTGGGCTGACGGACGACTCGTGTTCTACAATGATCAACAGCGGCGTGACATGGAGGATGACATCCACATGAGGGTCGACTGCATTAACATCCGCAACTCTGCTGCTTGTCAAG ATCTGAACCCACCGGAGGGGAAGATGCGCGATGCCTTGCTCCAGATAGTGTGCAGAGACGGACGGGTCATCAGCCTGTGTGCGGACAGTGCAGACGATGCCCT GGCGTGGACCATGGCACTTCAGGATGCCAGAATTAATGCG atggtcACTGCACCTCAGATCGGCTTTGCACAGGACGTGATGGCATCTGCTCCCCCACCCTACTCAGAATATGCTCCTCCACCTCAG CAGGTTTACGCCCCAGGCCCGTACGGAGAATATGTTGCACCTCCACCACATGCCACACAGATTGTATACTCTGCTGACGGGCAGCCCTACGCTGTAGCATATCCTTACCAGTACCAAG GTGCGTACCCCGCTCCTGGAGTGAACCACGTTGTGATCCGAGAACGCCAGCGTGAAGACGGAGGAGACGTGGCTTTGGGCATGCTCGCCGGAGCAGCGACTGGTTTGGCCCTCGGCTCTCTCTTCTCAGTCTTCTAG